Genomic window (Candidatus Manganitrophaceae bacterium):
GTCGCTCAAAGACCAGGGAAATCAGCTTGTGGAGAGCCTCAACCGGATGGCCCAGAAGGTGGAACGGGGCGAAGGAACTCTTGGAAAGTTGATCAACGATGATGAAGCCTATCAGAAGCTGACCCGTTCTCTCGATGACCTCGGCGGCTCCCTCAAAGGGGTTGAAAACCTGACCAAGAAGGTGGAACGGGGCGAGGGGACGATCGGCAAGCTCTTCACCGACGACACCGCCTATGAAAACCTCAACACCGCCCTGGAAGGGCTCAGCAATACGCTCGGCCGGATCGAGCGGTTTCGAACCTTTGTTGGCTTCCGTGATGAATATCAGCTTCAAGAGAAAGAGAACAAAGGCTATTTCACGGTACAATTTCAACCGCGCGCCGATAAGTTCTACCTTCTGGAAGTGGTCGACGATCCGCGAGGCCGGGTCACCAAGACGACCCGGGTGATCACGGTCGACGGGGTGCCGAGCACCATTACCGACCTGAAGACCCAACGCCGGTTAAAGTTCTCCGCGATGTTCGGAAAACGAATTTCCAACCTCGGTCTGCGGGTCGGGCTGGTCGAAAATACATTTGGCGCCGGGGCCGATTATTTTCTGTTAGGCAACAACGCCCGAGTCAGCTTCGACATCTGGGATTTCAACAGTGACGATCCGGCGTCGCAGCGTGCTCACATGAAGGTATCCGCCGCCTACACGCTCCTCAAATACATCAACTTCGAGGCTGGCTATGATCAGATCCTCAACAGACAGATCAACACCCTCTATGTCGGTGCCGGGCTTCATTTTGAGGATGATGATCTAAAATACCTCATCGGTGGATTGTCCGGCCTCGCCACAACCAAATAATCACAGCTGAGACGCGAGCCGGACGCTCCCTTAAGGGAGCGTCCGGCTCGCGTTTGTTTTTTTCCTCCATTTGTAACCTGAAAGCTTAATTCTAAAAAACCTCTCTAACTCTCCGTTTTAATTTTTCTTTATCATACCCTCCCAATAAAATTTCAGTCCAATTATTTAAGTCATATGCCTAGGAGTAATGATCAAAACTCATCTAGGTAATATTTGTATGTAAATTAGAGCGTGTACCCTATGGCCGATAGATCCCTTTTTGGTACGCTTGCATTCGGTTGTCTATATTACTTCAAGGATGAGGTAAAGGAGCGTATCTATGAAATGGGCTATTCTGATCAGTTCTTTTTTACTTACCATCGGTATTGCGGAGGCGCAGACAATCTGGTGGGATACCGGGATGGTAAAGCTCCGACAAGACAACGGCGGGACGACGGGAGATCCGATCCCCTCCGAAGTGGATCTCTGTACCGCCAGTGGCTGTAGCCGGGGGGGAGTAACGATCTCTGCCGCCCGCAACGAGTTTGAGCCGTTCCAGATCTTCATTGCCGCGCCCGCAGCCACGGCTCTCTCACAAGTAGACATTACCATTGGGGATCTGAGCGACGGTAAAGGAAACGTCATCACCGCGCTGGTGAGCGGCCGGCCGAAGAATATCGTGATCTATCGGGAGCATTATATTTCGATCGTCTCCACGAAGCTCTCTTCCTCGGAGGCCAAACCGGGACTCTGGCCGGACGGACTGGTTCCGAAGGTCGATGAGTACTTTGGAGAGGTTCGCCGGATGCCGGGGGAGACAACGCCGGCCTTTCCATTCAATGTGGCTGCCGGCCGAAAGCAAGGGGTCTGGGTCGATGTCTATGTCCCGCAGGGTACCCCCGCCGGCCTCTATAAAGGAACAGCACAGGTCACTATTGGATCAACGGTCGCCGCCAAGATCCCCGTTCAGCTGACCGTTCGCAATTTCGATCTCCCCTCCATTCCCAGCTTAAAGACAGCCTACGCTGTCGGAATAGGAGAGACCGCCTCGGGCCATTATGGGACGAGGGACGTCTCCGATGCGAAGTA
Coding sequences:
- a CDS encoding MCE family protein; amino-acid sequence: MKGFTTEAKVGVAVLLAIALLSYMTFKVGGFSFFKEKGYHLTATFSTASGLDKRAPVRVAGVEVGQVETIQLVEGGAKVTLRIQPTVKIRKGGHSAVRSEGLLGDRYVEIVPGKENDFWKEGDVLPVQEAAADLENLMTRFSSIADDVKAVTTSLRDVLASAEGKQNLKEVLENAKGLTKGINEWVQANRDPLSRSIANFESFSGSLKDQGNQLVESLNRMAQKVERGEGTLGKLINDDEAYQKLTRSLDDLGGSLKGVENLTKKVERGEGTIGKLFTDDTAYENLNTALEGLSNTLGRIERFRTFVGFRDEYQLQEKENKGYFTVQFQPRADKFYLLEVVDDPRGRVTKTTRVITVDGVPSTITDLKTQRRLKFSAMFGKRISNLGLRVGLVENTFGAGADYFLLGNNARVSFDIWDFNSDDPASQRAHMKVSAAYTLLKYINFEAGYDQILNRQINTLYVGAGLHFEDDDLKYLIGGLSGLATTK